The DNA region TTTTAATGGCAAAGATACATGGAGGATGGAAAGTGCAGGCGCATACATAACCTATGGACTGACTCCAACAAGAACATACAGGATGGAAAGAAAAAGATATGATATAAAAAATATCATAAACGATGGCGACATTGTTTTTATTGAGGGTTTCAGGGATTACAGGGATTCAACAAGATTTCTACTGCTTGGAGATGCCGAATATAAAAAGTACGGATATGATTTCATTATAAATACCACAAACAGGGAATTCATGGATGGAATAAAATATCCGGAAGAAATAGATAAAATAATAGAAATAATGGGTATTTAATGATAAATTGTATATCCAATTTTGCAATTTACCATTAAAATGTTAAATAAAAAAATGATAAGAATAAAAAGCAGGGCATTAAAAGGTAATAAATTAAATGATAGCGATGAGAGGGATATACTGGTTTTTTACCCGGATCATGTTGATCATGGAATACTTTTTATAGAGCTTGCAGGCCTTAACGGAACGCCTAAATTAAACAACAGGTTTTCAGAGATAATAACAAAGCTTTACAAAAATGGGAAAATTGAGAATTCGGTAATTATAAATCCAGATTTCTCAACAAGATTTCATGTTAACCAGTACATGAATTCTCCTGAGGTTGGTAACTACGAGGATTTCATAATCAATGAGATAATACCAGAGGTATCTGAAATGTTTCATACAGATAAGACCGTTTTATTCGGGAAATCCTCCGGCGGCTTCGGTGCATACAACCTTGCCGTTAGGCACAGTGATATAATAAACGGTTTTGCAGATCATTTTGGTGATAGCTGCTTTGAGTACGTTTACATACCAGATATACCGGTTGCCTATAAATATCTAAGGGATAAATCAATAGATGATTTTATATCTGAAACATCAGGCAAATCTGATATAAGCGATGATGAAATAAGAACATTAAACATAATAGGCATGTCCGCATTTTATTCTTACAATGATCATGGTTTTGATCTTCCATTTGATAATGAGAACGGATCTTTTAAAAACGATGTCTGGAACAGATGGATTTATTACGATCCGGCAAAGAATATAGAAAAATATCTAAATGAGCTTAGAAGGCTTTCAATATACATGGACGTTGGCCTAAAGGATGAGTACAATTTATTCATAGGGCTTAGAACAATGCACAGCAAGCTTTTAAAGAATAACATAGAACACTGCTACCTGGAGTTCAATGGCGGGCACTTTGGCAACAGCAAGAGGTACGAGTTTTCCCTGCCATACTTCGTTGAAAGGTTTAAGAATACTTTTTAAACAAGGATAACATCATTTTTTAATGAGAAAATTAAAGATGGAAAACGGCTCCGAGATAATTTTAAATGATGATTTAAAAAGAATTGTTTCATTCAGCCCTGCTGTTACCGAAACGCTTTTCGACCTTGGCCTTGGCGATAACATCATAGCTGATTCCGCATTCTGTGCAAGACCAGAGGGTGCAAAAAACAAGAGGAAGCTTGCAAGTTATTCAACGACAAGAATTGATGTCCTTGAGGAATTGAAACCAGATATTATATTAACAATTGGCGGTTACCAGGAAATACTTTACAATAAATTAAATGATAAGTTCAAAACCTATATGTTTGAACTACCATCTTCAATGTTTGGCATACTTGATATGATCAACAGGATAGGCATAGTTGTTAACAGAAAAAAGGAGGCAAGGGATCTCGTTTCCTCATTAAGTAAAAATATAAAAATAAATGATGGAAAGATAAAAACATACTTTGAAATGGATCTTGGGGGCCCGGTAACCTTTGGCTCCATGAGCTATATTACGGATGCACTTTATTTTCTTGGCTTTGAAACCATATACATGAAATACGATGCTGAATGGCTTTATCCCGATTTTGAATTTGTTAAAACCATGGATCCAGACGTTATAATATATGAACATAAGATGTACCGTGATTTCAATGAAAAGGATATGGAAAAAATTATAAATGACAGGGACTGGCATAATATAAGTGCAGTCAGAAATGGAAACGTTTTCATAACCCCGGGCAAGCTCGACTTCTTTGCACATCATGGACCATCGTTTTTCAGGGAGGTAATACCCTGGGCGGATAATGTATACAAGTCAATAAAAAGATTATAAATTAATAAAAATGCTCATCTATAATATATGATATAATATGTATAATCGCTGTATGAATATCCTGGATGTTTGGCGTTTTGTCTGAATTTACATATATTACTTCATTGCATATGTTTTTTAAAAGCTCATGGTTTGAACCTGTCATTGCAATTGTGATTGCATTTTTATCCCTGGCCTTTTTCAATGCATTTATTACATTTATTGATCTTCCTGACGTTGTTATTCCTATTACACAGTCATTTTCGTTGCATAAGGCCTCGATCTGCCTTGAAAATACATTTTCATAGCCGTAATCATTTGATATGGCCGTTATTACTGATCCATTGGACAGGGATATTGCAGGTAGGGCCGACCGTGATCTTAAAAAATGCCCATTGAGCTCCGCTGTTAAATGATCGGCATCTGCAGATGAGCCGCCGTTTCCAAATGATATTATTTTGCCATTGTTTTCAATGGTTTTTATTATTAAATCTGCAATTCTTGTTATTGCTTTAATATCAATCGATTTAAGCATGTTTATATCATCTTCTATGTAAGAATTTATATCCATGGAAATAAATACACGAATTATTTAAATACTTTTATTAATGTAAAAAGCTTATAATAATCATTGGCATTTTTTATCAATGTATTTTATAGGATTTGACATAGGTGGAACAAACACATCACTTGTACTTGTGGAATACAATGATAATATAAAGATTATTTCTGTAAATAAGTTCAGGAGCTATGCCAATAGTTACAAGGATGAAATAAACGCGGCCTCAGATATAATAGATTCCTGGATTTTAAATTATAATATAGATAGAATCGGCGTCAGCATAGGAGGCCCGCTTGATTATAAAAATGGAATCATACTTGAACCACCACACCTGCCTGGATTCTGGCATGTTAATTTAAAGAGTATACTTGAAAAAAGGTTTAATGTACCTGTAAACATCATGCATGATGCATTATCTTCAACAATAGCAGAGTGGAGATGGGGTAATGGCATTAATTCAAGGAACATGACATTTATGACCTTTGGCACCGGTTTTGGGGCAGGTTTTATAATAAATGGAAGACCTTACATAAATGATAAAAGCCTTGAGATAGGCTATAATAAATTATCCATTAAATCAGGGCTAAACTATGATTACATATGCAGCGGCAGCGGTTTAAACGACATGGCAAAAATATACGGTGAGAAATACGCTGTAAGAAAATCCATGGAGCATCTTGGGTATCTGCTTGCATTCCTTGCAAACACCTTTGCATTTGAAATGGCGGTTATAGGCGGTGTCTTTACATACAGGTACAATGAGTTTTATCCATTACTATATAAAAAATTCAGAAAGTTCTCAATAAACGATATGAAAATACTACCATCAAGGTTTGGAAGCGATATTGGTGTTTATTCAAGCATGGCGGCAGCCCTGTATGAAGATTAATATCATAGGAACTGCACTTGTTTCATTTATAATGAATTCCACGCTCCGCTTCTTTGTGCCTGTTCTTCTACCATTTATTATATCAAATCTTAATATAAATGTATACCTTGGATCGCTTCTTGTAACGGCATACTGGATAGGATATACATTTATGCAGATACCATCAGGCATAATTGCAGACAGAATTGGAATTTCATTATCCGCAAGATTATCATTTTTTGCAATGGTTTTATTATTCACCGGATTTTACTTTTTTAGATCGTATTTATGCTATTTTTTGATACAGGTATTTATTGGGGCCGCATCGGCCATGGTTTATGTGTCTGATACCGCAATTGTTCAGGCAGCAAGTGAATTAAAGAAAAGAGCGGAAAGCGTGGGAATATATCAGACGGGATTCTTTATAGGCGCCTCACTGGGTGAATACCTTGTATTAAGAACCTTTGATATAAGCTTTGATTTTTCCTTCTATTTTATAATGATCCTGTTAATCATTGCATTAATATTAAACATACTTTTTATGAATTATAAAGATTTTAAAAGACCGCCGGGCAGGATAGATAGAAATATAGTATACGTTGCATTGATAAGATTTTCAGCAGGTTTTTCATATATTGGCTTTGCAGCAATCTTTACAACGTTTATAGTATACACTGGTATTGTAAATTATAAAAATGCATACATATATGCATGGATTCCCGCCTCAGGGGGCCTAATAACATCACCCATAGGCGGTATTATATCGTCAAGACTCGGTATCAATAAATCAATTTTATCGATAATACCAGTTATTATTATGGATTTTATTATAATGTTTTTGAATTATCTAAAAAAATACATATTTTTGCTATCATTTTTCACCGGAATTATGTACGGCATCTATGCAGGACCATCCATGGGAATGGCCTCTGATTTCAGTGGCGGTGATAAAAACATAGCATCATCAAGCGGAATAATAAACTTCAGCTCCCAGGTTGGCGGAACAATATCGCCAATCATTATAGGTTTTTTATATTCAATTTATCATTCATTTTATATACCGTTTATATTTATATCATTGACATCGATGATTGTTTTAACAATACCAATTTTGAAGTTAAGAATTCATACCAGATACCTTTAAATACTAAATAAAAATATCTACTTGCTTTTAAAGGAAGTAAGAGAATGGAAGAAATAACCAAGATAAAGGATCTAAACCCTTCTTCAAGGCGTGTAAACGTTGTTGGGAAGGTAGTGTCAGTGAGTGAGCCAAAGGAGATTAAGACAAGATTTGGAGAGGACAAGGCGGTAACAGAGGTTGTTATAGCAGATGACACAGGAAAGATTACATTAACGCTCTGGAATGAACAGGCAGATAATGTAAAGGATGCTGTGGCATTGAGAATAGACAACGGTTACGTTTCATTACTAAGAGGTCACATGAGATTAAACGTTGGAAAATACGGTTCCCTTTCTCAGACAGATGATGAAATAGAGGCAAATGAAGATCTTGACATGAGTGAGAAGGAGTACGAAAACCAGTACAATTACAGAAACAATAATTACAGGAAAAATAACAATTACAGAAACAGGAATTTTAGAAAATATGATGATGAAGAGTAAATTTAACTCTTCTCAATAACCTTTTTCTGTGCCTTATACATTTCTATAATCTCATTTGTTGTTGTTGCATCCTCTGGCTTTTTATCATCCCTTGGCTTTATTAACCTTGGAAACCTTAATGCAAGGCCAGAGCCCTTTTCTATGATGTTCATTGCACAGGTATGAACAGGGCTAACTGTTATTTCAGCACCGCGTATCTCAAGAACAAGTGATGGATATATCCAGTGATCCGGTTCCATTGATGAGTTCACCCTTGCAGGCTTCTTTTCAACGATTTTGTCCCCAAGGAGCCTTGGCATTTCAGATAGCATTTCGTCTGTAAAGCCCGAGCCAAGCTTGCATACCGTTTCAAATGTGTCATCTTTGCTGTTATAGCATGCCAGCAAAAGAGCCCCAAATGTTCCCTTTCTACGTCCATGGCCGTCGAATGCACCAACAACAACCAGATCCAGGGAGTCAGAAAGCTCACTCTGGTAGTCCCTCTTAAACTTTATCCATAACCAGCCCCTGGCACCTGCCCTGTATATTGAATCTATGCCGTTACTCTTTGCAACTATACCCTCACAGCCCTCCTCTATTGATCTTTCAAAGAATTTCATTATATCGTGTTCATCATCTGAAACTATTCTTTTTGCAAGCTTAAAGTACTCG from Picrophilus oshimae DSM 9789 includes:
- a CDS encoding molybdopterin-guanine dinucleotide biosynthesis protein B — protein: MKVYSFFGSSGSGKTTLIYDLISRFSDKYKIVYIKNIHDNISLDFNGKDTWRMESAGAYITYGLTPTRTYRMERKRYDIKNIINDGDIVFIEGFRDYRDSTRFLLLGDAEYKKYGYDFIINTTNREFMDGIKYPEEIDKIIEIMGI
- a CDS encoding OB-fold nucleic acid binding domain-containing protein, producing the protein MEEITKIKDLNPSSRRVNVVGKVVSVSEPKEIKTRFGEDKAVTEVVIADDTGKITLTLWNEQADNVKDAVALRIDNGYVSLLRGHMRLNVGKYGSLSQTDDEIEANEDLDMSEKEYENQYNYRNNNYRKNNNYRNRNFRKYDDEE
- a CDS encoding ROK family protein, with the protein product MYFIGFDIGGTNTSLVLVEYNDNIKIISVNKFRSYANSYKDEINAASDIIDSWILNYNIDRIGVSIGGPLDYKNGIILEPPHLPGFWHVNLKSILEKRFNVPVNIMHDALSSTIAEWRWGNGINSRNMTFMTFGTGFGAGFIINGRPYINDKSLEIGYNKLSIKSGLNYDYICSGSGLNDMAKIYGEKYAVRKSMEHLGYLLAFLANTFAFEMAVIGGVFTYRYNEFYPLLYKKFRKFSINDMKILPSRFGSDIGVYSSMAAALYED
- a CDS encoding ABC transporter substrate-binding protein — translated: MRKLKMENGSEIILNDDLKRIVSFSPAVTETLFDLGLGDNIIADSAFCARPEGAKNKRKLASYSTTRIDVLEELKPDIILTIGGYQEILYNKLNDKFKTYMFELPSSMFGILDMINRIGIVVNRKKEARDLVSSLSKNIKINDGKIKTYFEMDLGGPVTFGSMSYITDALYFLGFETIYMKYDAEWLYPDFEFVKTMDPDVIIYEHKMYRDFNEKDMEKIINDRDWHNISAVRNGNVFITPGKLDFFAHHGPSFFREVIPWADNVYKSIKRL
- a CDS encoding alpha/beta hydrolase-fold protein, yielding MIRIKSRALKGNKLNDSDERDILVFYPDHVDHGILFIELAGLNGTPKLNNRFSEIITKLYKNGKIENSVIINPDFSTRFHVNQYMNSPEVGNYEDFIINEIIPEVSEMFHTDKTVLFGKSSGGFGAYNLAVRHSDIINGFADHFGDSCFEYVYIPDIPVAYKYLRDKSIDDFISETSGKSDISDDEIRTLNIIGMSAFYSYNDHGFDLPFDNENGSFKNDVWNRWIYYDPAKNIEKYLNELRRLSIYMDVGLKDEYNLFIGLRTMHSKLLKNNIEHCYLEFNGGHFGNSKRYEFSLPYFVERFKNTF
- a CDS encoding D-sedoheptulose-7-phosphate isomerase, with product MDINSYIEDDINMLKSIDIKAITRIADLIIKTIENNGKIISFGNGGSSADADHLTAELNGHFLRSRSALPAISLSNGSVITAISNDYGYENVFSRQIEALCNENDCVIGITTSGRSINVINALKKARDKNAITIAMTGSNHELLKNICNEVIYVNSDKTPNIQDIHTAIIHIISYIIDEHFY
- a CDS encoding MFS transporter, whose protein sequence is MKINIIGTALVSFIMNSTLRFFVPVLLPFIISNLNINVYLGSLLVTAYWIGYTFMQIPSGIIADRIGISLSARLSFFAMVLLFTGFYFFRSYLCYFLIQVFIGAASAMVYVSDTAIVQAASELKKRAESVGIYQTGFFIGASLGEYLVLRTFDISFDFSFYFIMILLIIALILNILFMNYKDFKRPPGRIDRNIVYVALIRFSAGFSYIGFAAIFTTFIVYTGIVNYKNAYIYAWIPASGGLITSPIGGIISSRLGINKSILSIIPVIIMDFIIMFLNYLKKYIFLLSFFTGIMYGIYAGPSMGMASDFSGGDKNIASSSGIINFSSQVGGTISPIIIGFLYSIYHSFYIPFIFISLTSMIVLTIPILKLRIHTRYL